In Geopsychrobacter electrodiphilus DSM 16401, a single window of DNA contains:
- a CDS encoding Tex family protein has product MIDQLIEIIAQEVGCQSRQVAQTIDLFAAGGTVPFIARYRKEATGELDEVAIRDIEQRMNYYRELEDRRQTILKAIEEQGKLSPELKKRILATRQKNELEDLYLPYKTKRRTKASVARERGLEPLAAQILAMVGSPVALESLAEPYIDAEKELVDVEAVLAGAGHILAEDFADRAEARALVRRLTWDQGVFCSAVARGKETEVTKFEMYYDFREPLKDVPSHRMLAMRRGEKEEILRLKIEAPEEEIHVGLAQLVIPKNSCYRDWLVEVVRDSYQRLISSAIEVELRLEAKKAADLAAIKVFAENLRHLLLAAPAGSKRVLGIDPGLRTGSKLAVVDGTGRFLAHTTIYPHTGGGKAAASHCDFLKLIRQHQVEMIAVGNGTAGREMEQFARQALKDVGLKLPVVMVSESGASIYSASDIAREEFPDLDLTVRGAISIARRLQDPLAELVKVDPKSIGVGQYQHDVSQPLLKKALDEVVESCVNFVGVELNTASWALLSFVSGLSETQARAIVARRDAIGPFASRAELLDVPRFGAKTFELAAGFLRIRGAHNPLDNSAVHPERYALVERMAADSGLDLAAFIADRGRVEQIALNRYTDEGVGLPTLADIQQELLKPGRDPRETFILSSFREDVTEISDLKEGMRLNGLVTNVAAFGAFVDIGVHQDGLVHVSQLADKFVRDPATVVKVGQQVQVRVFSVDVQRKRIGLSMRSSDGSDSAQIASGVPGSASKSSAAQKITRQVEQKTAKVTTDLSAAFSRAGFKVKGK; this is encoded by the coding sequence ATGATAGATCAACTCATTGAAATTATTGCACAAGAAGTCGGTTGCCAGAGTCGGCAGGTTGCTCAGACCATTGATCTTTTTGCCGCTGGCGGTACGGTTCCATTTATCGCGCGTTATCGCAAAGAGGCGACCGGCGAACTGGATGAGGTCGCCATCCGCGACATTGAGCAGCGGATGAACTACTACCGTGAACTCGAAGATCGTCGCCAGACGATTCTCAAGGCGATTGAAGAACAGGGGAAGCTGTCCCCCGAGTTGAAAAAACGGATCCTGGCAACCCGTCAGAAAAACGAGCTTGAGGATCTCTATCTGCCCTACAAGACCAAGCGTCGAACCAAGGCTTCAGTGGCACGAGAACGCGGGCTTGAACCCCTGGCGGCACAGATTTTGGCGATGGTTGGCTCTCCGGTTGCACTTGAATCCCTGGCTGAACCCTATATTGATGCTGAAAAAGAGCTGGTCGATGTCGAGGCGGTACTGGCAGGGGCTGGACATATTCTGGCCGAAGACTTTGCCGATCGTGCCGAGGCGCGGGCGCTGGTGCGGCGCCTGACCTGGGATCAGGGCGTGTTCTGTTCTGCGGTCGCGCGGGGTAAGGAGACCGAGGTCACCAAGTTCGAAATGTATTATGACTTTCGCGAGCCGCTCAAGGATGTCCCTTCGCACCGCATGTTGGCCATGCGCCGCGGTGAAAAGGAGGAGATCCTCCGACTCAAAATTGAAGCGCCCGAGGAGGAGATCCACGTGGGTCTGGCGCAGCTTGTCATTCCAAAAAATTCCTGCTATCGGGACTGGTTGGTCGAGGTGGTACGCGACAGCTATCAACGTCTTATCTCTTCGGCGATTGAGGTTGAGCTGCGGCTCGAAGCGAAGAAAGCCGCCGATCTGGCTGCCATTAAGGTATTTGCCGAGAATCTGCGGCATCTGTTGCTGGCGGCTCCGGCCGGAAGCAAACGGGTGCTGGGGATCGACCCCGGGCTGCGCACCGGTTCAAAACTGGCAGTGGTGGATGGCACCGGGCGCTTTCTGGCGCATACCACCATTTACCCGCACACCGGCGGTGGGAAGGCGGCTGCTTCTCATTGCGATTTTTTGAAATTGATCCGGCAGCACCAGGTTGAAATGATCGCGGTTGGCAATGGCACAGCCGGGCGTGAAATGGAACAGTTTGCGCGTCAGGCCTTGAAAGATGTCGGTCTCAAATTGCCGGTGGTGATGGTCAGTGAGTCGGGTGCCAGCATCTATTCGGCCTCGGATATCGCGCGGGAGGAGTTCCCCGATCTTGATCTGACGGTGCGCGGCGCGATTTCCATCGCTCGACGTTTGCAGGATCCTCTGGCCGAACTCGTTAAGGTTGATCCAAAGAGTATCGGGGTCGGGCAATATCAGCATGATGTGTCGCAGCCCCTGCTTAAAAAAGCCCTCGACGAAGTGGTTGAATCCTGTGTCAATTTTGTCGGCGTTGAATTGAATACCGCGTCCTGGGCGCTGCTCAGCTTTGTGTCCGGCTTAAGTGAAACTCAGGCCCGCGCCATTGTCGCCCGTCGCGACGCCATAGGGCCCTTTGCGAGCAGGGCCGAACTGCTCGATGTGCCACGCTTTGGGGCTAAAACTTTTGAACTGGCTGCCGGCTTCCTGCGTATCCGTGGTGCGCACAACCCCCTCGACAACAGTGCGGTTCACCCCGAACGCTATGCTCTGGTCGAACGAATGGCGGCTGATTCCGGATTGGATCTGGCGGCTTTTATCGCCGATCGTGGCAGGGTAGAGCAGATCGCGCTGAATCGGTATACTGATGAGGGAGTCGGGTTGCCGACTCTGGCTGATATTCAGCAAGAGTTACTGAAGCCCGGTCGTGATCCGCGTGAGACCTTTATCCTCAGCAGCTTTCGCGAAGACGTTACGGAAATATCCGATCTGAAGGAAGGGATGCGGCTCAACGGACTGGTCACCAACGTGGCCGCCTTCGGGGCCTTTGTCGATATCGGTGTGCATCAGGATGGCCTGGTCCATGTCAGCCAGTTGGCTGATAAATTTGTGCGGGATCCGGCGACGGTGGTCAAGGTCGGGCAGCAGGTTCAGGTGCGGGTCTTCTCGGTTGATGTCCAGCGGAAGCGGATCGGCTTGAGTATGCGTTCGTCAGATGGCTCCGATTCCGCTCAAATTGCTTCGGGTGTTCCTGGCTCTGCCTCGAAGTCTTCGGCAGCACAGAAAATAACGCGGCAGGTTGAACAAAAAACCGCCAAGGTAACTACCGATTTGAGCGCCGCCTTTTCGCGCGCCGGTTTCAAAGTGAAAGGGAAGTAG
- a CDS encoding PHP domain-containing protein, with the protein MTQQRVDLHLHTTCSDGSYSPQEVVRLAAEAGMKAIAIADHDNVDGIDSALQAGAELGIEVLTAVELSTQWQEFLDIHLLGYGFDHHHPELVRQLADFREFRARRNQQIVEKVNLQLAGEGREPLDFMAIAESAGGTIGRPHIALALRAAGYVQNHDEAFERYLVPNDVTKRFFPIDEAITLIHNAGGVAVLAHPPYVTRNHNELEGLLESFVAMGLDGLEAYNNGVNQEGVYWLINLARRHQLIVTGGSDFHGTEDSIISVGCGVGRLKIPYTCVDEIHSVLYRRRNTTNP; encoded by the coding sequence GTGACACAACAACGGGTCGACCTGCATTTACACACCACCTGCTCGGATGGGTCTTACAGCCCGCAAGAGGTCGTCAGGCTTGCGGCTGAAGCCGGGATGAAGGCGATTGCGATTGCCGATCATGATAACGTCGACGGGATCGACAGCGCACTTCAAGCCGGAGCCGAACTGGGAATCGAAGTTCTTACGGCGGTGGAACTGTCGACCCAGTGGCAGGAGTTTCTCGATATCCATCTGCTTGGATACGGCTTCGATCATCATCATCCTGAGCTGGTTCGACAGTTGGCGGATTTCCGCGAGTTTCGGGCCAGGCGCAATCAACAAATAGTCGAAAAGGTGAATTTACAGCTCGCCGGAGAGGGGCGTGAGCCGCTTGATTTTATGGCGATCGCGGAGAGTGCCGGTGGCACGATTGGTCGCCCCCATATTGCCTTGGCGCTGCGGGCCGCAGGTTATGTACAAAATCACGATGAAGCCTTTGAGCGTTATCTGGTGCCGAACGATGTGACCAAACGCTTCTTCCCGATCGATGAAGCGATTACTTTAATTCATAATGCCGGAGGGGTGGCCGTTCTGGCTCATCCTCCCTATGTGACGCGTAATCACAATGAACTGGAAGGGTTGCTGGAATCCTTTGTGGCGATGGGGCTTGACGGCCTCGAAGCCTACAATAATGGCGTGAATCAGGAGGGGGTTTACTGGCTAATTAATCTCGCCCGGCGCCATCAGTTGATCGTAACGGGAGGGTCAGATTTTCATGGAACCGAAGACTCGATTATTTCCGTCGGCTGCGGAGTTGGCCGCTTGAAAATTCCTTATACTTGTGTAGACGAAATCCATTCGGTACTTTATCGCCGACGGAACACAACGAATCCCTGA
- a CDS encoding tetratricopeptide repeat protein, giving the protein MNSQQNLEQRLELAVEEARNGSSSAAMVELEELVRLTNHPSALAWLGYCLAVQQQDYSRALVLCTSAVHTTPDDADLYLALGRVYRLAGRRYQALSTLRRGLKLGRHELIMKELTLMGTRKEPVFSVLDRANRLNVVAGRVMTKFKFR; this is encoded by the coding sequence ATGAACAGTCAACAAAATCTTGAACAAAGGCTCGAGCTTGCCGTTGAAGAGGCACGTAACGGAAGTTCTTCGGCTGCAATGGTTGAACTTGAAGAGTTGGTGAGGCTCACGAACCATCCTTCGGCGCTGGCCTGGTTAGGTTACTGTCTGGCCGTTCAGCAGCAGGATTATTCACGCGCTCTGGTGCTCTGTACCAGTGCGGTCCACACGACACCTGACGATGCTGACCTTTATCTCGCCCTGGGCCGGGTTTATCGTCTTGCCGGGCGGCGTTATCAGGCCCTTAGTACACTTCGTCGGGGGTTAAAACTGGGGCGACATGAGCTAATCATGAAAGAGCTGACTTTGATGGGGACGCGGAAAGAGCCGGTTTTTTCGGTCCTTGATCGGGCAAACCGGCTCAATGTTGTCGCCGGACGAGTCATGACGAAATTTAAATTTCGCTGA
- a CDS encoding enoyl-CoA hydratase-related protein: MKYDNLQLSTKNRVAQIVINRPTALNALNPATLKDLDLAFKALSEDDNVHVVILTGAGEKAFVAGGDISVMQPLDSQTASRVARLAQRLFADIESFPKTVIAAINGYALGGGCELALACDVRIAAETARLGQPEINLGIIPGWGGTQRLPRLVGPGKAKQMMLTGEMVTAAEALQIGLVEQVVAADQLLESAQTLAEKIASKPQIAVQLIRKAVNNGLDMPLDKAIEYEADLFGLCFATEDQKEGMAAFLEKRSAQWKNR; this comes from the coding sequence ATGAAATACGATAATCTGCAACTATCTACCAAAAATCGGGTGGCTCAGATCGTGATTAACCGCCCGACGGCCCTCAACGCCCTAAACCCCGCGACCCTCAAAGATCTGGACCTGGCCTTTAAGGCCCTGTCTGAAGATGACAATGTCCATGTCGTGATTCTGACCGGTGCCGGAGAGAAAGCCTTTGTCGCTGGTGGAGATATCTCCGTCATGCAACCACTCGACTCACAAACTGCCAGTCGGGTTGCCCGCCTCGCACAACGCCTCTTCGCCGACATCGAGTCATTCCCCAAGACCGTCATCGCCGCCATCAACGGCTACGCCCTGGGAGGCGGTTGTGAACTGGCGCTGGCCTGCGATGTTCGTATCGCCGCCGAGACGGCGCGTCTCGGTCAGCCAGAGATCAATCTCGGCATCATTCCTGGCTGGGGAGGCACTCAACGCCTGCCACGGCTTGTCGGACCAGGCAAGGCAAAGCAAATGATGCTGACAGGAGAGATGGTAACCGCCGCCGAAGCCTTACAGATTGGACTTGTCGAGCAGGTGGTCGCTGCAGATCAGCTGCTAGAGAGCGCTCAGACACTGGCAGAGAAAATAGCCAGCAAGCCACAGATCGCGGTGCAGCTTATTCGCAAGGCGGTGAATAACGGACTCGACATGCCCCTCGATAAAGCAATTGAGTATGAAGCGGATCTCTTCGGCCTCTGTTTTGCGACTGAAGATCAGAAAGAAGGGATGGCGGCTTTTTTGGAGAAACGCAGCGCTCAATGGAAGAATCGTTAA
- the hrpB gene encoding ATP-dependent helicase HrpB — MPLPIDEILPQLQNLLAQNSVLVLEAPPGAGKTTRVPLALLDADWLKGQKILMLEPRRIATRSAAEFMAGQLGEKVGARVGYSIRYEHRTSSQTRLEVITEGILTRRLQSDPELAGVGLVIFDEFHERNIHSDVALALTNDLRKGLREDLKILLMSATLDSEPLCKLLAAERLRSEGRSWPVDIRYTGGPLDVNCIAPMAVAITRAAQETTGDILAFLPGAREIDNLKTALTRALPQLMICPLHGSLSFAAQQLALQKSTRRKLILATNIAETSLTIDGITTVVDSGLCRQPGFDPSTGLTRLQTTRISQASSTQRSGRAGRQGPGVCYRLWSQGTHATLLPQTPPEIRSADLTPLALDLCSWGLPDGSQLDWLDPPPTGALTGARQLLRELGLIDANDRLTVDGRRAIKLPVHPRFASLLMQAERLGQLPVGCLISAFLAEATAAGVDSTDNITNDLRHFARVIQQSNKVFHSAARAFKQLAAIFGITAPGPEALHSAPLAELIVRAYPDRVAHSKLANGDYLLTSGRGAQLGPQSSLRAAHWLATTSIHQSEYGETIIKQAIPLDDSWLSQKLEVTPWRKEIYWDNTLKRVQARRIKRLGAIELRAERLTPEPDQCIEILCSKISSDGAQLLTWSTDDEQFLQRVRLLHQTLDSPWPDLSREQLFQYPENWLAPFLSGIKTAEQLKRVKLLPALQSLLDWQLSQQLGQLTPQRIAVPSGESMKIDYQAEGPVLAVKLQQLFGLAQTPSICRGLIPLKLHLLSPAGRPLAVTSDLRSFWDQVYPEVQKEMKGRYPKHPWPNDPWRATPTRKLKKALK; from the coding sequence ATGCCGCTACCGATTGATGAAATTCTGCCCCAGCTCCAAAACCTTCTGGCACAAAACTCGGTGCTGGTTCTTGAAGCGCCACCGGGTGCCGGCAAAACCACGCGCGTTCCGCTGGCGCTCCTGGATGCTGACTGGCTTAAAGGACAAAAAATTCTGATGCTTGAGCCACGGCGCATTGCAACCCGCAGTGCCGCTGAATTTATGGCTGGTCAACTGGGAGAGAAAGTCGGCGCGCGGGTCGGTTACAGCATCCGTTACGAACACCGCACTTCTTCACAAACCCGACTCGAAGTTATCACCGAGGGAATTCTGACCCGACGGCTGCAGTCAGATCCAGAACTGGCCGGCGTAGGGCTGGTAATTTTTGATGAGTTTCACGAGCGCAATATTCACAGCGATGTCGCCCTCGCCCTGACCAACGATCTGCGTAAAGGGCTGCGTGAAGATCTCAAGATTCTCCTCATGTCAGCGACTCTGGACAGCGAGCCCCTGTGTAAATTGCTCGCGGCGGAACGCCTGCGCTCAGAAGGACGCAGCTGGCCGGTTGATATCCGCTATACGGGAGGACCCCTTGACGTCAACTGTATCGCACCGATGGCGGTAGCCATCACTCGTGCCGCACAAGAGACTACAGGTGATATTCTGGCTTTTCTTCCCGGTGCGCGTGAAATTGACAACCTCAAGACAGCCCTGACACGCGCCCTGCCACAGCTGATGATCTGCCCGTTGCATGGCAGTTTAAGCTTTGCCGCACAGCAGCTGGCCCTGCAAAAATCAACTCGCCGCAAGCTGATACTGGCGACCAATATTGCCGAAACCAGTCTCACCATCGACGGCATCACAACCGTGGTCGACAGCGGCCTGTGTCGCCAGCCCGGCTTTGACCCCAGCACAGGTCTGACCCGCTTGCAGACAACACGGATTTCCCAGGCCAGCAGCACTCAGAGATCCGGTCGCGCCGGACGACAGGGCCCGGGGGTCTGCTACCGTCTCTGGAGCCAGGGCACGCACGCGACGCTTCTACCTCAAACACCCCCCGAGATCCGCAGCGCCGACCTCACGCCGTTGGCCCTCGACCTGTGCAGCTGGGGGTTGCCAGATGGCTCTCAACTCGACTGGCTCGATCCACCTCCGACAGGCGCACTCACTGGTGCCAGACAACTCTTGCGTGAACTGGGACTGATTGATGCCAATGACAGACTCACAGTTGATGGCCGTCGAGCGATAAAACTCCCCGTCCACCCGCGCTTTGCCAGCCTGCTGATGCAGGCCGAACGTTTAGGTCAACTGCCGGTCGGGTGTTTGATCAGTGCCTTTCTCGCTGAAGCCACTGCAGCCGGCGTCGATTCCACTGACAATATCACCAATGATCTGCGTCACTTTGCCCGCGTGATACAGCAATCAAACAAAGTCTTCCATTCAGCGGCGCGGGCCTTCAAACAGCTGGCGGCAATTTTTGGAATCACAGCCCCCGGGCCTGAAGCGCTCCATTCTGCACCGCTGGCAGAACTGATCGTGCGCGCCTATCCCGACCGGGTTGCCCATTCTAAACTGGCGAACGGTGATTATCTGCTCACCAGTGGTCGTGGCGCGCAGCTTGGCCCACAAAGTTCATTGCGTGCAGCGCACTGGCTGGCAACAACATCCATCCACCAGTCTGAGTATGGAGAGACCATTATCAAACAGGCAATCCCCCTGGATGATTCATGGCTCAGTCAAAAGCTTGAAGTGACCCCCTGGCGGAAAGAAATTTATTGGGATAACACGCTCAAACGCGTGCAGGCCCGCAGGATTAAACGCCTGGGCGCGATTGAACTCCGGGCCGAACGACTCACTCCAGAACCCGACCAATGCATCGAAATTCTCTGTTCAAAAATTAGCAGTGATGGGGCGCAGCTGCTGACCTGGTCGACAGACGATGAGCAATTTCTGCAGCGGGTGCGGTTGCTACACCAAACTCTGGATTCACCCTGGCCTGATTTAAGCCGGGAGCAGCTTTTTCAGTATCCGGAAAACTGGCTCGCGCCGTTTTTGTCAGGAATTAAAACTGCCGAGCAGTTAAAGAGGGTTAAACTTCTCCCCGCGCTGCAAAGCCTGCTCGACTGGCAACTGAGTCAGCAATTGGGACAACTGACACCGCAGCGCATCGCGGTTCCAAGCGGAGAGTCGATGAAGATCGACTATCAGGCAGAAGGCCCGGTGCTCGCCGTTAAGCTGCAACAACTCTTCGGACTGGCACAAACCCCGAGCATATGCCGCGGATTGATCCCTCTGAAACTGCACTTGCTCTCCCCCGCTGGCCGGCCCCTGGCAGTAACCAGTGATCTACGCAGTTTCTGGGATCAGGTCTATCCTGAGGTGCAAAAAGAGATGAAGGGGCGATACCCGAAACACCCCTGGCCCAACGACCCCTGGCGAGCAACCCCGACCCGTAAACTAAAAAAAGCTCTCAAATAA
- a CDS encoding M20/M25/M40 family metallo-hydrolase encodes MINSQRLSDEFARQATIESPSFKEAGMADYLRQRFAEFGATLQEDQAAAKVGGQCNNLIFRLAGKNPGAPLLLSAHMDTVGPTEGLCPVLENGVFRSAGNTILGADDKSGIVEIIEALEVLREQQIEHVPLEIAITVCEEVGLLGAKNLDYSLITAKRGLALDTTGINIVIHKAPAANRFRIEITGQEAHAGVVPENGISAIIIAARAISRMRLGRIDDETTANIGIFNGGQATNIIPRQVILEGEVRSHDPQKLKQFTEEIIGLLEEEVNQAFITIGGKEIKAQMALNLTNEYPSLQIDKQSDILQLIGQAAEAINYPLQVKAAGGGSDANIFNDHGIETVILGTGMNKVHSVEEEVRVDDMVQVAGLLVEIIRRA; translated from the coding sequence ATGATCAACAGTCAGAGGCTCAGTGACGAATTTGCACGCCAGGCTACCATAGAGAGTCCCTCTTTTAAAGAAGCGGGCATGGCGGACTATTTACGCCAACGTTTCGCCGAATTCGGTGCGACCCTGCAAGAAGATCAGGCGGCTGCCAAGGTTGGCGGTCAGTGCAATAATCTCATCTTCCGGCTTGCGGGGAAAAATCCTGGTGCCCCCCTGCTCCTGTCTGCGCACATGGATACAGTCGGCCCGACTGAAGGCCTCTGCCCAGTGCTTGAAAACGGTGTCTTTCGTAGCGCCGGGAACACAATTTTAGGTGCCGATGACAAATCCGGAATCGTTGAGATCATTGAGGCACTCGAGGTGTTGCGCGAGCAACAGATCGAACATGTGCCTCTGGAAATAGCTATTACGGTCTGCGAAGAGGTTGGGCTGCTCGGCGCCAAAAACCTTGACTACAGTCTTATCACGGCAAAACGTGGCCTGGCCCTGGACACCACGGGCATTAATATTGTGATTCATAAAGCTCCAGCCGCCAACCGCTTCAGGATCGAAATCACAGGTCAGGAGGCACACGCCGGTGTGGTCCCGGAAAATGGTATCTCCGCTATAATCATCGCCGCCCGAGCCATCAGCCGCATGCGACTGGGCCGGATTGATGATGAGACTACGGCCAATATCGGTATCTTCAACGGAGGACAGGCGACCAACATTATCCCCCGTCAGGTCATCCTTGAAGGTGAGGTTCGCAGTCATGACCCGCAAAAGCTCAAACAGTTCACCGAAGAAATCATCGGACTGCTTGAAGAAGAGGTCAATCAGGCGTTCATTACTATTGGGGGTAAGGAGATCAAGGCGCAGATGGCCCTTAATCTGACCAATGAATATCCCTCCCTTCAAATCGACAAGCAGTCCGACATCCTGCAGTTGATCGGTCAGGCGGCTGAGGCGATTAATTATCCGTTGCAGGTTAAAGCTGCCGGCGGCGGCTCGGATGCCAATATCTTCAACGACCATGGGATCGAAACCGTCATCCTCGGTACCGGCATGAACAAGGTGCATTCCGTCGAAGAAGAGGTCAGGGTCGACGACATGGTGCAGGTCGCCGGTTTGCTGGTCGAGATCATCCGTCGCGCCTGA
- a CDS encoding peptidoglycan DD-metalloendopeptidase family protein: MIKKTLYDYQPPRSGWRPPVKPATRRFFPAALILVALTVGGLVLFGPSGPELEARTSPVEISAPAEVPHIRIPVQNKIEAVITSGETISSLLGGFLSPQEIHDLSQQSKQIFPLTRICAGQPYQICTLDDKFKSFTYEINQDEQLVIQRDGENLQVERVPITYEVRTEMVHGLVESSLFEAVSMAGETSELATSLADIFAWDIDFIRDLRNGDTFTALVEKRYREGKQAGYGQVLAAEFRNNGELYRAIYYKDADRPGSYYDETGRSVRKAFLKAPLAFSRISSGFSLKRFHPITKTWKAHPAIDYAAPTGTPIKTVGDGVIDRIGYTSGNGNFIEVRHNGTYKTLYLHMSKFAGGMKMGKRVAQGQVIGYVGATGLATGPHLCFRMFRNGSAVNPYKVKAPAAMPISTASLHDFKQKARDLIARLEGRDTLQVAALKAAAVDNQSSDK; this comes from the coding sequence ATGATTAAAAAAACTCTTTATGACTACCAACCACCCCGTTCGGGTTGGCGGCCACCGGTCAAACCTGCTACCAGGCGGTTTTTCCCGGCAGCCCTGATTCTGGTCGCCTTGACCGTCGGCGGACTGGTTCTCTTCGGTCCATCAGGCCCCGAGCTTGAAGCCCGAACCTCACCGGTTGAAATCAGTGCTCCCGCAGAGGTCCCTCATATCAGAATTCCAGTTCAAAATAAGATCGAGGCTGTCATCACCTCGGGTGAAACCATCTCGTCACTTCTTGGAGGGTTTTTATCGCCGCAAGAGATTCATGACCTAAGCCAACAGAGTAAGCAGATCTTTCCCTTGACCCGCATCTGCGCCGGACAGCCTTATCAGATTTGTACGCTTGATGATAAATTTAAAAGTTTCACCTATGAAATTAATCAGGACGAGCAGCTTGTTATTCAACGAGACGGAGAGAATCTCCAGGTCGAGCGCGTACCAATCACCTATGAAGTGCGGACGGAGATGGTTCATGGCCTGGTTGAAAGCAGCTTGTTTGAAGCGGTCTCTATGGCGGGAGAGACGTCTGAATTGGCGACCTCTCTGGCGGATATCTTCGCTTGGGATATCGACTTTATCCGTGATCTGCGCAACGGCGATACCTTTACTGCCCTGGTTGAAAAACGCTATCGTGAAGGGAAGCAAGCCGGTTACGGGCAGGTTCTCGCAGCAGAGTTTCGTAATAACGGGGAGTTGTACCGAGCTATTTATTATAAGGACGCTGATCGTCCCGGCAGCTACTACGACGAAACAGGCCGCAGCGTGCGAAAGGCTTTTTTAAAGGCGCCACTCGCGTTTTCGCGGATTTCATCCGGATTTTCTCTCAAGCGTTTTCATCCGATTACCAAGACCTGGAAAGCCCACCCTGCCATTGATTACGCCGCTCCCACCGGAACGCCAATTAAAACCGTTGGTGACGGGGTGATTGACCGTATCGGTTATACCAGTGGGAATGGTAACTTTATTGAAGTACGTCACAACGGCACCTACAAGACTCTTTATCTACATATGTCCAAGTTTGCTGGCGGCATGAAAATGGGGAAACGGGTCGCTCAGGGGCAGGTAATCGGCTATGTCGGCGCCACTGGTCTCGCCACTGGGCCCCACCTTTGTTTCAGGATGTTTCGCAATGGCTCAGCCGTAAATCCGTATAAAGTGAAGGCGCCGGCGGCGATGCCCATAAGCACTGCCAGCCTTCACGATTTCAAGCAAAAGGCCCGTGACCTGATAGCTCGACTTGAAGGACGAGACACACTCCAGGTTGCAGCGCTCAAGGCTGCGGCCGTCGATAATCAATCCTCCGATAAATAA
- a CDS encoding radical SAM protein: MAKQKTILALIADEQGEVFEHPELLLAGMNGMTICRPGDDELIPLPEGSRLFTIPGTPPIGFDLNSGKQRTIHQLPNSWGGGMAQAVSAFVTPGFTRTLLPAADYAAKQVDLTLWSYTAVGWCLEEERFYVAATRVDRNQQWQPDHFDDRVLEPLVRKRVADHPQNRLIDQLSRCALDYHCFAAKNLFFGRWEAPLPTSPTCNAACVGCISEQGENECCPASQERLTFVPTPQELCEVAIPHLKSAENAIVSFGQGCEGDPILQADTICTAVRQMRIETPRGTINFNSNASIPGAIDKLAAAGIDSIRVSLNSVQERFYNAYYRPRGYLFSDVIDSIHRAKQNGIFTMLNYLVFPGITDREDEIAALLELIDSAQIDLIQMRNLAIDPILYWGKMGAEGRGIGMTKMLARIKHEVPRIQFGYFNRTKENLFPAGFASDWPLPAEL, from the coding sequence ATGGCAAAACAAAAAACAATTCTGGCGCTGATCGCCGATGAACAAGGTGAGGTTTTTGAACATCCGGAGCTGCTCCTCGCCGGAATGAACGGCATGACAATCTGTCGGCCGGGTGACGACGAACTGATCCCGTTGCCTGAAGGGAGTCGTCTCTTCACCATCCCTGGTACGCCACCCATCGGTTTTGATCTCAACTCAGGCAAGCAGCGCACCATTCACCAGCTGCCCAACAGCTGGGGCGGCGGCATGGCTCAGGCGGTTTCAGCCTTTGTCACTCCAGGCTTTACCCGCACCCTGTTACCGGCGGCCGATTATGCGGCCAAGCAAGTTGATCTGACTCTATGGTCTTACACGGCGGTCGGATGGTGTCTCGAAGAAGAACGTTTCTACGTCGCCGCAACGCGGGTCGACCGCAATCAACAGTGGCAACCCGACCATTTTGATGATCGGGTCCTGGAGCCGCTGGTGCGCAAGCGGGTTGCCGACCACCCCCAGAATCGCCTGATTGATCAGCTGTCGCGCTGCGCCCTTGATTATCACTGCTTTGCGGCCAAGAATCTTTTTTTTGGTCGCTGGGAGGCACCCCTCCCGACATCTCCAACCTGCAACGCGGCCTGCGTCGGCTGCATCTCCGAGCAGGGGGAGAATGAATGCTGCCCCGCCAGTCAGGAACGTCTGACCTTCGTGCCAACCCCTCAGGAATTATGCGAGGTCGCGATCCCGCACCTTAAATCGGCTGAAAATGCGATTGTCTCTTTCGGGCAGGGCTGCGAAGGAGATCCGATTCTACAGGCCGATACAATTTGTACCGCCGTCCGTCAGATGCGCATCGAAACGCCGCGCGGGACCATCAACTTCAATTCAAATGCCTCAATTCCAGGGGCAATCGACAAGCTGGCTGCAGCCGGAATCGATTCAATTCGCGTCTCACTCAATTCCGTTCAGGAACGCTTTTATAACGCGTATTATCGACCGCGCGGCTATCTGTTTTCCGACGTCATAGATTCCATTCATCGCGCCAAACAGAACGGCATCTTCACCATGCTCAACTATCTGGTGTTTCCCGGAATCACTGATCGAGAAGATGAGATTGCCGCTCTGCTCGAATTGATCGACAGTGCCCAGATCGACCTGATCCAGATGCGCAACCTGGCAATTGACCCGATCCTCTACTGGGGCAAGATGGGCGCTGAAGGGCGCGGGATAGGCATGACAAAAATGCTTGCTCGCATCAAGCACGAAGTTCCACGAATTCAGTTTGGTTATTTCAATCGGACGAAGGAAAATCTTTTCCCGGCGGGTTTTGCGAGTGACTGGCCACTCCCTGCGGAGTTGTAG